From a single Nocardioides panacis genomic region:
- the proC gene encoding pyrroline-5-carboxylate reductase, with translation MTVAIIGAGVMGETLLSGLVRSGRRPAELLVGEKRRDRAAELEERYGVEVVSNVDAAGRADTLVLVVKPQDMGEVLDELAPVVRPGQLVVSLAAGITTAFLEARLPEGTAVVRVMPNTPALVDEGMAAISRGSHCDEAHLLEAESLMASTGKVIRVPEKQQDAVTAISGSGPGYIFFVVESMIEAGVHLGLPRSTATELVVQTVIGSATLIRDTGEHPVVLRERVTSPGGTTAAALRQLEEHKVRAAFLVAIEAARDRSRALAEGMD, from the coding sequence GTGACGGTCGCCATCATCGGCGCCGGGGTGATGGGGGAGACCCTGCTCTCCGGCCTGGTCCGTTCCGGCCGCCGCCCGGCCGAGCTGCTGGTCGGTGAGAAGCGCCGCGACCGGGCCGCCGAGCTCGAGGAGCGGTACGGCGTCGAGGTGGTCTCCAACGTCGACGCCGCCGGCCGGGCCGACACCCTGGTGCTGGTCGTGAAGCCGCAGGACATGGGCGAGGTGCTCGACGAGCTCGCGCCCGTCGTACGCCCGGGGCAGCTGGTGGTCTCGCTGGCCGCCGGCATCACCACCGCCTTCCTCGAGGCCCGGCTGCCCGAGGGCACCGCCGTGGTCCGGGTGATGCCGAACACCCCGGCGCTGGTCGACGAGGGCATGGCGGCGATCTCGCGCGGCTCGCACTGCGACGAGGCGCACCTGCTGGAGGCCGAGTCGCTGATGGCCTCGACCGGCAAGGTGATCCGGGTGCCCGAGAAGCAGCAGGACGCGGTGACCGCGATCAGCGGGTCGGGTCCGGGCTACATCTTCTTCGTCGTCGAGTCGATGATCGAGGCGGGCGTGCACCTCGGGCTGCCCCGGTCCACGGCCACCGAGCTGGTGGTGCAGACCGTGATCGGCTCGGCCACCCTGATCCGGGACACCGGCGAGCACCCGGTGGTGCTCCGCGAGCGGGTCACCTCCCCGGGTGGCACGACGGCCGCGGCGCTGCGCCAGCTCGAGGAGCACAAGGTGCGCGCGGCGTTCCTGGTGGCGATCGAGGCGGCCCGGGACCGGTCCCGGGCGCTCGCGGAGGGCATGGACTAG
- a CDS encoding proline dehydrogenase family protein, which produces MLSRSDKVKNFVTAMPVSSGIVSRYVPGEATQDAVEATRELIESGLHVTLDFLGEDTLDREQADATVAAYLDVLSALADQGLARNAEVSVKLSAVGQSLADVGEKVAIENARTICHAARNAGTTVTLDMEDHTTTDSTLGILRELRKDFPETGAVLQAYLRRTEADCRDLAYEGSRVRLCKGAYNEPESVAFQDKHDVDKSYVRCLKVLMGGAGYPMIASHDPRMVDIAGALATRNGRAQGSYEYQMLYGIRPDEQKRLADAGEKVRVYVPYGQEWYGYLMRRLAERPSNLTFFVHSLVSKK; this is translated from the coding sequence ATGCTCTCGCGCAGCGACAAGGTCAAGAACTTCGTCACCGCCATGCCCGTGTCGAGCGGCATCGTGTCGCGCTACGTGCCCGGCGAGGCGACCCAGGACGCCGTCGAGGCGACCCGTGAGCTGATCGAGTCCGGGCTGCACGTCACGCTCGACTTCCTCGGCGAGGACACTCTCGACCGGGAGCAGGCCGACGCGACCGTGGCCGCCTACCTCGACGTGCTGTCCGCGCTGGCCGACCAGGGCCTGGCGCGCAACGCCGAGGTCTCGGTCAAGCTCTCGGCGGTCGGCCAGTCGCTGGCCGACGTCGGGGAGAAGGTCGCGATCGAGAACGCCCGCACCATCTGCCACGCGGCCCGCAACGCCGGCACCACGGTGACCCTCGACATGGAGGACCACACCACCACCGACTCCACGCTCGGCATCCTGCGCGAGCTGCGCAAGGACTTCCCGGAGACCGGCGCCGTGCTGCAGGCCTACCTGCGCCGCACCGAGGCCGACTGCCGCGACCTGGCCTACGAGGGCTCCCGCGTCCGGCTGTGCAAGGGCGCCTACAACGAGCCCGAGTCCGTCGCGTTCCAGGACAAGCACGACGTGGACAAGTCCTACGTCCGGTGCCTGAAGGTGCTGATGGGCGGCGCGGGCTACCCGATGATCGCCTCGCACGACCCGCGGATGGTCGACATCGCAGGCGCGCTCGCCACCCGCAACGGCCGGGCGCAGGGCAGCTACGAGTACCAGATGCTCTACGGCATCCGCCCCGACGAGCAGAAGCGGCTGGCCGACGCCGGCGAGAAGGTGCGCGTCTACGTGCCCTACGGCCAGGAGTGGTACGGCTACCTGATGCGCCGGCTCGCCGAGCGCCCGAGCAACCTGACGTTCTTCGTCCACTCGCTCGTCTCCAAGAAGTAG
- a CDS encoding ABC transporter permease, whose translation MSARIASAVAARVLAQLRRDHRTLAMLLVLPCAVLTLLWWMFRDQSGIGFDSLGPPLLALIPFIVMFLVTSVTTLRERSSGTLERLLAMPTGKGDFLGGYALAFGLVAAVQSVLAVLLSVLALGLTVSGPTWMLVVVAVADAVLGTALGLFVSAFARTEFQAVQFMPAVVIPQILLCGLFVPRDQMPPVLEAISDVLPLSYAVDAMTAVATTTSTGFGGVEASVWSDLAVVVGFALAGLALGAATLRRRTP comes from the coding sequence GTGAGCGCCCGGATCGCGTCGGCGGTCGCCGCCCGGGTGCTCGCCCAGCTGCGCCGCGACCACCGCACGCTGGCGATGCTGCTGGTGCTGCCCTGCGCGGTCCTCACGCTGCTGTGGTGGATGTTCCGGGACCAGTCCGGCATCGGCTTCGACAGCCTGGGCCCGCCGCTGCTGGCGCTCATCCCGTTCATCGTGATGTTCCTGGTGACCTCGGTGACCACGCTGCGCGAGCGGTCCTCGGGCACCCTCGAACGGCTGCTCGCGATGCCCACCGGCAAGGGTGACTTCCTGGGCGGCTACGCGCTGGCCTTCGGGCTGGTCGCGGCCGTGCAGTCGGTGCTCGCCGTGCTGCTCTCGGTGCTCGCGCTGGGCCTCACCGTCTCGGGTCCGACCTGGATGCTCGTGGTGGTGGCGGTCGCCGACGCCGTCCTCGGCACCGCGCTCGGCCTGTTCGTCTCGGCGTTCGCGCGCACCGAGTTCCAGGCGGTGCAGTTCATGCCCGCGGTGGTGATCCCGCAGATCCTGCTGTGCGGGCTGTTCGTGCCGCGCGACCAGATGCCGCCGGTGCTCGAGGCGATCTCCGACGTGCTCCCGCTGAGCTACGCGGTCGACGCCATGACCGCCGTCGCGACCACCACCAGCACCGGCTTCGGCGGCGTGGAGGCGTCGGTGTGGTCCGACCTCGCGGTCGTCGTCGGGTTCGCGCTGGCCGGCCTGGCCCTCGGCGCCGCCACCCTCCGGCGGCGTACCCCCTGA
- a CDS encoding ABC transporter ATP-binding protein, protein MTRGAGVIDVRDLVVRRGRVLALNGVGFSTRPGAVTGLLGPSGCGKSTLMRAVVGVQVVTSGTVEVLGLPAGDRRLRDRVGYVTQASSVYDDLTVAENLQFFARVLGVHGGPSSEVDRCIDAVDLRAARDQVVSRLSGGQRSRVSLAVALLGTPELLVLDEPTVGLDPVLRRDLWAMFHALADAGTAVLVSSHVMDEAERCDRLLLMREGVLLADETPAELLARTGTTDVEAAFLALVEGPAA, encoded by the coding sequence ATGACGAGGGGCGCGGGGGTGATCGACGTACGCGACCTCGTGGTGCGGCGCGGCCGGGTGCTGGCGCTGAACGGCGTCGGCTTCTCCACACGGCCCGGCGCGGTCACCGGGCTCCTCGGGCCCTCGGGGTGCGGCAAGTCCACGCTGATGCGCGCCGTCGTGGGCGTCCAGGTGGTGACCAGCGGGACCGTCGAGGTGCTGGGCCTGCCCGCGGGCGACCGGCGGCTGCGGGACCGGGTCGGCTACGTCACCCAGGCCTCCAGCGTCTACGACGACCTGACCGTCGCGGAGAACCTGCAGTTCTTCGCCCGCGTCCTCGGCGTCCACGGCGGCCCGAGCAGCGAGGTGGACCGCTGCATCGACGCGGTCGACCTGCGCGCCGCCCGGGACCAGGTGGTCAGCCGGCTCTCCGGCGGCCAGCGGTCCCGGGTGTCGCTGGCGGTGGCGCTGCTCGGCACGCCCGAGCTGCTGGTCCTCGACGAGCCGACCGTGGGCCTGGACCCGGTGCTCCGGCGCGACCTGTGGGCGATGTTCCACGCGCTCGCGGACGCCGGCACCGCGGTCCTCGTGTCCAGCCACGTGATGGACGAGGCCGAGCGGTGCGACCGGCTGCTGCTGATGCGCGAGGGGGTGCTGCTCGCGGACGAGACCCCGGCCGAGCTCCTCGCCCGCACCGGTACGACGGACGTGGAGGCGGCGTTCCTGGCCCTGGTCGAGGGGCCGGCCGCGTGA
- a CDS encoding sugar phosphate isomerase/epimerase family protein, with protein MIALSTASVYPESTANGFELASRLGYDAVEVMVGIDPISQEVDAVRHLSEHHGMPVCAIHAPCLLITQRVWGTEPWGKLEQSAEMAVAVGADVVVVHPPFRWQRDYARAFVEGIAELEERTGVAFAVENMYPWRASRREMQVYVPGWDPSEQDYANATIDLSHSAVSQSDPVAMARRLGSRLRHIHMTDGTGSAKDEHLVPGRGTQPVAALLEHLAGVAFDGHVVVEINTRKAADRAARELDLLEALAFTRLNFAVAPS; from the coding sequence GTGATCGCCCTGTCCACCGCCTCGGTCTACCCCGAGTCGACGGCGAACGGCTTCGAGCTGGCCTCGCGGCTGGGGTACGACGCGGTCGAGGTGATGGTCGGGATCGACCCGATCAGCCAGGAGGTCGACGCGGTCCGGCACCTCTCGGAGCACCACGGGATGCCGGTGTGCGCGATCCACGCGCCCTGCCTGCTGATCACCCAGCGGGTCTGGGGCACCGAGCCCTGGGGCAAGCTCGAGCAGAGCGCCGAGATGGCCGTCGCGGTCGGCGCCGACGTGGTCGTCGTGCACCCGCCGTTCCGCTGGCAGCGGGACTACGCGCGGGCCTTCGTCGAGGGGATCGCCGAGCTCGAGGAGCGCACCGGCGTCGCGTTCGCGGTGGAGAACATGTACCCCTGGCGGGCCTCCCGCCGGGAGATGCAGGTCTACGTCCCCGGCTGGGACCCCTCCGAGCAGGACTACGCCAACGCCACCATCGACCTGTCGCACTCGGCGGTCTCCCAGTCCGACCCGGTCGCGATGGCCCGGCGGCTGGGCAGCCGGCTGCGGCACATCCACATGACCGACGGCACCGGGTCGGCCAAGGACGAGCACCTGGTGCCGGGCCGGGGCACCCAGCCGGTCGCCGCGCTGCTCGAGCACCTCGCCGGGGTGGCCTTCGACGGGCACGTCGTCGTCGAGATCAACACCCGCAAGGCGGCCGACCGGGCGGCCCGCGAGCTCGACCTGCTCGAGGCCCTCGCGTTCACCCGGCTGAACTTCGCGGTCGCGCCGTCCTGA
- a CDS encoding GNAT family N-acetyltransferase, translating into MADPDVVVVDNPDAHRYEARDADGTVLGFSAYRRSGEVVVITHTEVDDSQEGRGIGSVLVRGALDDIRASGRTVRPVCPFVRAWIDRHEDYADLVSD; encoded by the coding sequence ATGGCAGACCCCGACGTCGTCGTCGTCGACAACCCCGACGCACACCGCTACGAGGCACGGGACGCCGACGGCACCGTGCTCGGCTTCTCGGCCTACCGCCGGTCGGGGGAGGTCGTGGTGATCACCCACACCGAGGTCGACGACAGCCAGGAGGGTCGCGGCATCGGGTCGGTGCTGGTCCGCGGGGCGCTGGACGACATCCGGGCCTCGGGCCGGACGGTGCGCCCGGTGTGCCCGTTCGTGCGGGCCTGGATCGACCGGCACGAGGACTACGCCGACCTGGTCAGCGACTGA
- a CDS encoding Ppx/GppA phosphatase family protein, producing the protein MRLGVLDIGSNTGHLLVVDASGGAAPMPAYSHKEPLRLAEHLDESGAVSDAGVEALTSFVASSVLVAEDKGCTEMAGFATSAVRDASNAEAVLEHVRAATGVDIEVLPGEDEARLTFLAVRRWFGWSSGRLAVFDIGGGSLEVAVGSDEAPDVAQSLPLGAGRLTREHLAGGVDPGAVRLLRKKIRADLADDAGSVLRMAPDHAVATSKTFRSLARICGSAPSGDGPLVRRVLDGTALREVLPRLLEMTPEQVAGLPGVSPSRAHQIVAGALVAEAVLDLFGLPELEICPWALREGLILERIDQIGVRLSR; encoded by the coding sequence ATGCGGCTGGGCGTTCTCGACATCGGGTCCAACACGGGGCACCTGCTCGTGGTCGACGCCAGCGGCGGCGCGGCGCCGATGCCGGCCTACTCCCACAAGGAGCCGCTGCGCCTCGCGGAGCACCTCGACGAGTCGGGTGCGGTCAGCGACGCCGGGGTCGAGGCGCTGACGTCGTTCGTCGCGTCGTCGGTGCTGGTGGCCGAGGACAAGGGCTGCACGGAGATGGCCGGTTTCGCGACGTCGGCGGTCCGCGACGCGTCCAACGCCGAGGCCGTCCTGGAGCACGTGCGGGCGGCCACCGGGGTCGACATCGAGGTGCTGCCCGGCGAGGACGAGGCCCGGCTCACCTTCCTCGCGGTCCGCCGCTGGTTCGGCTGGTCCTCGGGACGCCTCGCGGTGTTCGACATCGGCGGCGGGTCGCTGGAGGTGGCGGTGGGGTCCGACGAGGCCCCCGACGTGGCCCAGTCGCTGCCGCTCGGCGCCGGCCGGCTGACCCGGGAGCACCTCGCGGGCGGCGTCGACCCCGGCGCCGTACGCCTGCTGCGCAAGAAGATCCGGGCCGACCTGGCCGACGACGCCGGTTCGGTGCTGCGGATGGCGCCGGACCACGCGGTGGCCACCTCGAAGACCTTCCGGTCGCTGGCCCGGATCTGCGGGTCGGCGCCCTCCGGCGACGGCCCGCTGGTCCGCCGGGTGCTGGACGGCACGGCGCTGCGCGAGGTCCTGCCGCGGCTGCTGGAGATGACGCCCGAGCAGGTCGCCGGGCTGCCCGGCGTCTCGCCGAGCCGGGCGCACCAGATCGTCGCGGGTGCGCTGGTCGCCGAGGCCGTGCTCGACCTGTTCGGCCTGCCGGAGCTGGAGATCTGCCCGTGGGCGCTCCGCGAGGGCCTGATCCTGGAGCGGATCGACCAGATCGGCGTGCGGCTCAGTCGCTGA
- a CDS encoding EF-Tu/IF-2/RF-3 family GTPase, which translates to MFTPTGGRGPALTCDPAGPLVAEVVKTTSDPYVGRVSLVRVFSGTLRPDATVHVSGHLHSFGDGAHLAAGPGDHEDHDEDERIGSLSVPLGKTQRHADLVVAGDLCAIGRLSRAETGDTLSDPQQPLVLRPWTMPEALLPVAVEARAKADEDKLGQGLARLSAEDPTLRVEHNAETHQIVLWTMGEAHADVVLDRLEHRHGVGVDQVPLKVPLRETFAAPAVGHGRHVKQSGGHGQFAVCRLEVEPLPGGSGFEFVDKVVGGSVPRQFIPSVEKGVRAQMERGVAAGYPVVDIRVTLRDGKAHSVDSSDMAFQTAGALALREAAAASRTALLEPVDEVLVLVPDDLVGAVMSDLSGRRGKVLGSEPAGQERTLVRAEVPQVEISRYSVDLRGFTHGSASFTRSFARYEPMPDDVASRVVGAGQD; encoded by the coding sequence GTGTTCACGCCGACCGGCGGCCGCGGGCCGGCGCTCACCTGCGACCCGGCCGGCCCGCTGGTCGCCGAGGTCGTCAAGACCACGAGCGACCCGTACGTCGGACGCGTCAGCCTGGTGCGGGTGTTCTCCGGCACGCTGCGGCCGGACGCGACGGTGCACGTCTCGGGGCACCTGCACTCGTTCGGGGACGGCGCGCACCTGGCCGCCGGCCCGGGAGACCACGAGGACCACGACGAGGACGAGCGGATCGGGTCGCTCTCGGTGCCGCTCGGCAAGACCCAGCGGCACGCCGACCTGGTCGTCGCCGGCGACCTCTGCGCGATCGGGCGGCTCAGCCGCGCCGAGACCGGGGACACCCTGTCCGACCCGCAGCAGCCGCTGGTGCTGCGGCCCTGGACGATGCCCGAGGCGCTGCTGCCGGTCGCCGTCGAGGCGCGCGCGAAGGCCGACGAGGACAAGCTCGGCCAGGGGCTGGCCCGGCTCTCCGCCGAGGACCCGACGCTGCGGGTGGAGCACAACGCCGAGACCCACCAGATCGTGCTCTGGACGATGGGGGAGGCGCACGCCGACGTGGTCCTCGACCGGCTCGAGCACCGACACGGCGTCGGCGTCGACCAGGTCCCGCTGAAGGTCCCGCTGCGGGAGACGTTCGCGGCCCCGGCAGTCGGCCACGGCCGGCACGTGAAGCAGTCCGGCGGCCACGGCCAGTTCGCCGTGTGCCGGTTGGAGGTCGAGCCGCTCCCCGGGGGGAGCGGCTTCGAGTTCGTGGACAAGGTCGTCGGCGGCTCGGTGCCGCGGCAGTTCATCCCCTCGGTCGAGAAGGGCGTGCGGGCCCAGATGGAGCGCGGCGTCGCGGCCGGCTACCCGGTCGTGGACATCCGGGTGACCCTGCGCGACGGCAAGGCGCACAGCGTGGACTCCTCCGACATGGCCTTCCAGACCGCCGGGGCGCTCGCGCTGCGGGAGGCCGCGGCGGCGTCCCGGACCGCGCTGCTCGAGCCGGTCGACGAGGTGCTGGTGCTGGTCCCCGACGACCTGGTCGGCGCGGTGATGAGCGACCTGTCCGGACGGCGCGGCAAGGTGCTCGGCAGCGAGCCGGCCGGTCAGGAGCGGACCCTGGTGCGCGCCGAGGTCCCGCAGGTGGAGATCAGCCGCTACTCCGTCGACCTGCGCGGTTTCACGCACGGCTCCGCGTCGTTCACCCGCAGCTTCGCCCGCTACGAGCCGATGCCCGACGACGTGGCCAGCCGGGTGGTGGGGGCCGGGCAGGACTAG
- a CDS encoding VOC family protein, protein MRLDHVSYAAGPDGLKGTAARIGALLGEEFRDGGIHPRFGTRNMVLPLTAGTYVEVVEVLDHPASDKAPFGQAVRARSALGGGWLGWVVAVDDIAKVEARLGRESVQGNRHRPDGFELRWRQIGVKGLQSDPQLPFFIEWESPLEEHPSAGATGAVHLGTLEIAGDPHRVSDWLGDPVAEPLDDVEVEWVAPDGDPGVIAAKFHTPNGPVRI, encoded by the coding sequence ATGCGCCTGGACCACGTCTCGTACGCTGCCGGACCGGATGGACTCAAGGGCACTGCTGCACGCATCGGCGCCCTGCTGGGCGAGGAGTTCCGCGACGGTGGCATCCACCCCCGCTTCGGCACCCGCAACATGGTGCTGCCGCTGACCGCCGGCACCTACGTCGAGGTCGTCGAGGTCCTCGACCACCCGGCCTCCGACAAGGCGCCGTTCGGCCAGGCCGTCCGGGCCCGCTCCGCGCTCGGCGGCGGCTGGCTGGGCTGGGTCGTCGCGGTCGACGACATCGCCAAGGTCGAGGCGCGCCTGGGCCGCGAGTCCGTGCAGGGCAACCGGCACCGGCCCGACGGCTTCGAGCTGCGCTGGCGGCAGATCGGCGTGAAGGGCCTGCAGTCCGACCCCCAGCTGCCGTTCTTCATCGAGTGGGAGTCCCCGCTCGAGGAGCACCCCAGCGCCGGAGCGACCGGTGCGGTGCACCTGGGCACGCTGGAGATCGCCGGCGACCCGCACCGGGTCAGCGACTGGCTGGGCGACCCGGTCGCCGAGCCGCTCGACGACGTCGAGGTCGAGTGGGTCGCCCCGGACGGCGACCCCGGCGTGATCGCCGCGAAGTTCCACACCCCGAACGGTCCCGTCCGGATCTAG
- a CDS encoding class I SAM-dependent methyltransferase — protein MPTPLPGAVPSPNIWHHTETYELENRSVDPDHLVEAAIRDLDDWTGRDVLDLGCGTGFHLPRWAADARAVYGVEPHPDLVAVAARRTARLGNVTVLPGTAQRVPLPPATVDVMQARWAYFFGPGCEPGLRELDRVMRRGGTAFVVDNDSSRSTFGGWFRRGYPGVDAGEVERFWSAHGWQRRPLDLVWRFTDRADLEACVRIELDERVAAEALASHTGLEVDYAVNLWWKRF, from the coding sequence GTGCCCACGCCGCTCCCGGGCGCCGTCCCGAGCCCGAACATCTGGCACCACACCGAGACCTACGAGCTCGAGAACCGGTCGGTCGACCCCGACCACCTCGTCGAGGCCGCGATCCGGGACCTCGACGACTGGACCGGCCGCGACGTGCTGGACCTCGGCTGCGGCACCGGCTTCCACCTGCCCCGCTGGGCGGCCGACGCCCGGGCGGTGTACGGCGTCGAGCCGCACCCCGACCTGGTGGCCGTGGCGGCCCGTCGTACGGCGAGGCTGGGGAACGTCACGGTCCTGCCCGGCACGGCGCAGCGGGTGCCGCTCCCGCCCGCCACCGTCGACGTCATGCAGGCGCGGTGGGCCTACTTCTTCGGCCCGGGGTGCGAGCCGGGGCTGCGCGAGCTCGACCGGGTGATGCGCCGCGGCGGCACCGCCTTCGTGGTCGACAACGACTCCTCGCGCAGCACCTTCGGGGGCTGGTTCCGGCGCGGCTACCCCGGCGTCGACGCCGGGGAGGTCGAGCGGTTCTGGTCCGCGCACGGCTGGCAGCGCCGGCCCCTCGACCTCGTCTGGCGGTTCACCGACCGCGCGGACCTCGAGGCCTGCGTGCGGATCGAGCTCGACGAGCGGGTCGCCGCCGAGGCGCTCGCGAGCCACACGGGGCTCGAGGTGGACTACGCCGTCAACCTCTGGTGGAAGCGCTTCTAG
- a CDS encoding LacI family DNA-binding transcriptional regulator → MTAPVNAPLNAPTLATVADEAGVSRQTVSNALNSPELLRPDTLARVQAAIEKLGYSPNRAARNLRTRSSHLVGLRVEPAVEDSANALMDRFVHSLVESTREAGYHVLLFSAEGEPAATDGYDELLRSAAVDAFVVTDTYRGNPHAAWLTRRGVPFVAFGRPWGDPSARHPWVDVDGRAGVVQAVDHLVGRGHTRIAWLGWQKGSYIGEDRRSGWVDQMHAHGLSTSRLSARGDDTLEFGARAAQALLDVPAAERPTAFVCASDTVAMGALRTFDELGLRAGRDVALVGFDDSIAAQVCTPTLTSVRQPLEQVAVEVVRYLGRLLGHRPIPDPGCVLTPTLVVRQSS, encoded by the coding sequence GTGACCGCCCCCGTGAACGCCCCGTTGAACGCCCCGACGCTCGCGACCGTGGCCGACGAGGCCGGGGTCTCCCGGCAGACGGTCTCCAACGCCCTGAACAGCCCCGAGCTGCTCCGTCCGGACACCCTGGCCCGGGTGCAGGCGGCGATCGAGAAGCTCGGCTACTCCCCGAACCGGGCAGCCCGCAACCTGCGCACCCGGTCCTCCCACCTCGTCGGCCTGCGCGTCGAACCGGCGGTCGAGGACAGCGCCAACGCCCTGATGGACCGCTTCGTGCACTCCCTGGTGGAGAGCACCCGCGAGGCCGGGTACCACGTGCTGCTGTTCAGCGCCGAGGGGGAGCCGGCCGCCACGGACGGCTACGACGAGCTGCTGCGCTCCGCGGCCGTCGACGCGTTCGTGGTCACCGACACCTACCGGGGCAACCCGCACGCCGCCTGGCTGACCCGGCGCGGCGTGCCGTTCGTCGCGTTCGGCCGGCCCTGGGGCGACCCGAGTGCCCGGCACCCCTGGGTCGACGTGGACGGCCGGGCCGGGGTGGTGCAGGCCGTCGACCACCTCGTCGGGCGGGGGCACACCAGGATCGCCTGGCTCGGCTGGCAGAAGGGGTCCTACATCGGCGAGGACCGGCGCAGCGGCTGGGTCGACCAGATGCACGCCCACGGGCTGTCCACCAGCCGGCTGTCCGCACGCGGGGACGACACCCTGGAGTTCGGGGCGCGCGCCGCGCAGGCCCTGCTCGACGTTCCCGCGGCCGAGCGGCCGACCGCGTTCGTGTGCGCCAGCGACACCGTCGCCATGGGGGCGCTGCGCACCTTCGACGAGCTCGGCCTGCGCGCCGGCCGCGACGTGGCGCTCGTCGGGTTCGACGACTCGATCGCCGCCCAGGTGTGCACACCCACCCTGACCTCGGTGCGCCAGCCGCTCGAGCAGGTCGCGGTCGAGGTGGTCCGCTACCTCGGCCGGCTGCTCGGGCACCGGCCGATCCCGGACCCGGGCTGCGTGCTCACCCCGACGCTGGTGGTCCGGCAGAGCAGCTAG
- the radA gene encoding DNA repair protein RadA yields the protein MSNARTRAARPSYRCSECGWETGKWVGRCGECQAWGSVAEAAAVQGRTAAGPVSTPAVPIGQVSVEDSRARTSGVPELDRVLGGGIVPGAAVLLAGEPGVGKSTLLLEVAAATARSGLRALYVTGEESASQVRLRADRTGGIHDELYLAAETDLGAVLSHIQAVRPQLLVVDSVQTIGAADVDGVPGGVTQVKEVAAALVRVAKTQNIATVLVGHVTKDGSIAGPRVLEHLVDVVLHFEGERSSRLRMVRAVKNRFGPVDEVGCFDLSGEGIVAVTDPTGLFVARHHEPVAGTCVSVVLEGRRPILAEVQALVTPATAERPRRTTSGLDGSRIAMIVAVLQQRARIRLHTHDVFASTVGGVRIVEPAADLASAIAVASAWKQRDIPTDLVAIGEIGLAGELRRVRDIPQRLAEAARLGFRGAIVPAESHRDAGVVRTVDGMKVVGVPDLDAALRVLDLGVHDSAPLFKVHRTEPGRPALGVV from the coding sequence ATGAGCAACGCCAGGACCCGTGCCGCCCGCCCGAGCTACCGCTGCTCCGAGTGCGGGTGGGAGACCGGCAAGTGGGTCGGCCGCTGCGGGGAGTGCCAGGCCTGGGGCAGCGTCGCGGAGGCGGCCGCCGTCCAGGGCCGCACCGCCGCCGGCCCGGTGAGCACCCCGGCGGTGCCGATCGGCCAGGTCTCGGTGGAGGACTCCCGGGCCCGCACCAGCGGCGTCCCCGAGCTCGACCGGGTGCTCGGCGGCGGCATCGTGCCGGGCGCGGCCGTGCTGCTCGCCGGCGAGCCGGGGGTCGGGAAGTCCACGCTGCTGCTCGAGGTCGCCGCGGCCACCGCCCGCTCCGGGCTCCGGGCGCTCTACGTCACCGGCGAGGAGTCCGCCTCCCAGGTCCGGCTGCGCGCCGACCGCACCGGCGGCATCCACGACGAGCTCTACCTCGCCGCCGAGACCGACCTGGGCGCGGTGCTCAGCCACATCCAGGCGGTCCGGCCCCAGCTGCTGGTCGTCGACTCCGTGCAGACCATCGGCGCCGCCGACGTCGACGGCGTCCCGGGCGGCGTCACCCAGGTCAAGGAGGTCGCGGCCGCCCTGGTCCGGGTGGCCAAGACCCAGAACATCGCCACCGTGCTGGTCGGGCACGTCACCAAGGACGGCAGCATCGCCGGCCCGCGGGTCCTCGAGCACCTCGTCGACGTGGTGCTGCACTTCGAGGGCGAGCGGAGCTCCCGGCTGCGGATGGTCCGCGCGGTCAAGAACCGGTTCGGCCCGGTCGACGAGGTGGGCTGCTTCGACCTCTCCGGCGAGGGCATCGTCGCGGTCACCGACCCGACCGGGCTGTTCGTCGCCCGGCACCACGAGCCGGTCGCCGGCACCTGCGTGAGCGTGGTCCTGGAGGGTCGCCGGCCGATCCTGGCCGAGGTGCAGGCGCTGGTCACTCCGGCGACCGCCGAGCGGCCCCGTCGCACGACGTCCGGGCTCGACGGCTCCCGCATCGCGATGATCGTGGCGGTGCTCCAGCAGCGTGCCCGGATCCGGCTGCACACCCACGACGTCTTCGCCTCCACCGTGGGCGGGGTGCGGATCGTCGAGCCGGCCGCCGACCTGGCCTCGGCCATCGCGGTGGCCTCCGCGTGGAAGCAGCGCGACATCCCCACCGACCTGGTCGCGATCGGCGAGATCGGCCTGGCCGGCGAGCTGCGCCGGGTCCGCGACATCCCGCAGCGGCTGGCCGAGGCTGCCCGGCTCGGCTTCCGGGGCGCGATCGTGCCGGCCGAGTCGCACCGCGACGCCGGCGTGGTCCGCACCGTCGACGGGATGAAGGTGGTCGGCGTCCCGGACCTCGACGCGGCCCTGCGGGTCCTCGACCTCGGGGTGCACGACAGCGCGCCGCTGTTCAAGGTGCACCGCACCGAGCCGGGACGCCCCGCGCTCGGTGTCGTCTGA